The following proteins are co-located in the Pomacea canaliculata isolate SZHN2017 linkage group LG8, ASM307304v1, whole genome shotgun sequence genome:
- the LOC112571124 gene encoding uncharacterized protein LOC112571124, producing MKGFCIIKSAMTEKRPATDCGSSSGDYSSASKRPKTNDCREECSLNADSAGESCGSAQGTLEYEMWDPLDQDDAEKSTQQLKCSINSLSVTGNIIPSFTECSRQAGIENNCHESNIYLSDEVGASLGESQASSSTLPPTLWKSTSLEGDARTIKSVFPNANLHLVYETLAKHRTNPDRLDITTEALLDISDGDKSPTGVINATNRATTNLAENVLNQDVKKVVQLIQEHSPVIILDLTEVYIMLQQYAKNEDRVKTVAETFLTRAKRENGDYNHFAQGDSIFDNAIKLIAEFPDIHPSVIYEMLEREGDNKDELDSLRKTLANMVEGVGSKGLLEELPQGLDNSQSDDSLYRDDPVYRDMRTISKVFPHRDQNEIYALVEAHYYKKDRIQVVIDELTMLERGSQTEADMYSPASSLEKRPSEIAFDTSASLEDLQSEIDSLQEIFPDCDPNYIYHRLEGAKHMKDRVKMIAEDMFERKDYPRLKDLVEKQTKLSHKQRLQRLDFTVEDFLAKFPDPQGTFMDEGKEMKENYTSHVWAQLNYDFYTFRHSFVKKVVKKHKYHFLPIVQELEATMADILTRGGQSKKLRKSPMFLPLEYPQEPDEYFFYELWYTKNEHIVRDYLDQKEKMRTAKINAARDKNELYECPCCFEEECLFEEMSCCADGHLFCQNCIVFSAKTSFNEGKTKFPCLTGYCKHEIPLSVLKSLLPASIFSKMLKKLQEEEVRSAGIEDLVDCPFCSFATIMPDKNDRVFKCLNPECLKDSCRLCREPNHIPLKCSEVEKQKETDMRTFIEKRVTEAMIRKCHQCGKQFVKESGCNKMTCVCGATSCYVCRARDIDYSHFDRTRCYDEDMNALHQREMEEAAAKAKAEYLQKYPDAADIQLKHDPLQHLKNGSIDQQEPYSDTSEEEEEEEEEEEENDDDDDDGDGDGGGGGGSGSDDNDYDEMLPNQHFDDEEDEDERSFAYYQVIKDDEQIVY from the exons ATG AAGGGCTTCTGCATTATAAAGTCCgccatgacagaaaaaagaccaGCCACAGATTGTGGCTCCTCTTCAGGTGATTACAGCTCAGCAAGCAAGCGACCGAAGACTAATGACTGTAGAGAAGAGTGTTCACTGAATGCTGACAGTGCTGGTGAGTCATGCGGCAGTGCACAGGGTACCCTTGAATATGAGATGTGGGACCCACTTGACCAAGATGATGCAGAAAAATCAACACAGCAGCTGAAATGTTCTATAAATTCTTTATCTGTAACCGGAAACATAATACCATCATTTACTGAATGTTCCAGGCAAGCTGGCATAGAAAACAACTGTCATGAAAGTAATATTTACTTGTCAGATGAAGTGGGAGCATCTTTAGGTGAATCACAAGCAAGTTCTTCTACTCTGCCACCTACACTTTGGAAAAGTACGTCATTAGAGGGAGATGCTAGGACAATCAAGTCAGTGTTTCCTAATGCCAACCTTCACCTTGTGTATGAAACATTAGCTAAGCACAGAACTAACCCAGACAGGTTGGATATTACCACAGAAGCTTTGTTAGACATTAGTGATGGTGACAAGTCACCTACTGGTGTCATAAATGCAACAAACAGAGCAACTACAAACTTGGCAGAAAATGTGCTTAACCAGGATGTGAAAAAAGTAGTGCAATTGATACAAGAACATAGCCCTGTCATTATTCTAGACTTGACAGAAGTGTACATCATGCTGCAACAATATGCTAAAAATGAAGACCGAGTGAAAACAGTAGCAGAAACATTTCTTACCAGAGCCAAAAGGGAAAATGGTGATTATAACCATTTTGCACAAGGTGATTCCATATTTGATAATGCAATTAAACTCATTGCTGAGTTTCCAGATATTCATCCATCAGTAATTTATGAAATGCTTGAAAGGGAAGGGGACAACAAGGATGAACTAGATTCTTTGCGAAAGACTCTTGCAAACATGGTAGAAGGTGTCGGGTCAAAGGGTTTACTGGAGGAGTTGCCACAGGGCTTAGACAACTCTCAGTCAGATGATTCACTTTACAGGGATGACCCTGTGTATCGTGATATGAGAACAATTTCTAAGGTGTTTCCACACAGGGACCAGAACGAGATATATGCTCTCGTTGAGGCCCATTACTATAAAAAAGATCGGATACAGGTTGTGATTGATGAATTGACAATGCTAGAGCGAGGAAGCCAGACTGAAGCAGACATGTACAGTCCAGCATCATCTCTGGAGAAAAGGCCATCTG AAATAGCATTTGATACAAGTGCTTCCCTTGAAGATTTGCAGTCTGAGATTGACAGCCTGCAAGAAATCTTCCCAGACTGTGATCCCAACTATATATATCATAGGCTTGAAGGAGCAAAGCACATGAAAGATCGGGTGAAGATGATAGCTGAAGACATGTTTGAGCGAAAAGACTACCCTCGCTTGAAAGATCTGGTTGAGAAACAGACAAAACTGTCACACAAACAGCGTTTGCAGAGACTGGATTTTACCGTGGAG GACTTTCTTGCCAAGTTTCCAGATCCTCAAGGCACTTTTATGGATGAAGGAAAAGAGATGAAGGAGAACTACACAAGTCATGTTTGGGCTCAGCTCAACTATGACTTTTATACATTCAGACATAGCTTTGTCAAAAAAGTTGTTAAGAAGCATAAATATCATTTTCTCCCAATTGTTCAAGAATTAGAAGCGACCATGGCAGATATCTTGA CTCGTGGAGGCCAGTCCAAAAAACTGCGGAAATCACCCATGTTTTTGCCTTTGGAGTATCCACAGGAGCctgatgaatattttttctatgaACTTTGGTATACCAAAAATGAACATATTGTAAGAG ACTATTTAGACCAGAAGGAAAAGATGCGAACGGCTAAAATCAATGCAGCAAGAGACAAAAATGAGCTTTATGAATGTCCTTGTTGTTTTGAAGAAGAATGCCTTTTTGAGGAAATGAGTTGCTGTGCAGATGGACATCTTTTCTGCCAAAACTGTATTGTATTTTCTGCCAAAACTTCATTCAATGAGG GAAAAACGAAATTCCCTTGCCTCACGGGTTACTGTAAGCATGAAATTCCACTCTCTGTGCTCAAAAGTCTTTTACCAGCTTCCATCTTCTCAAAG ATGTTGAAGAAACTGCAGGAAGAAGAGGTTCGCAGTGCTGGCATCGAAGACCTTGTTGACTGCCCATTCTGCAGCTTTGCCACAATCATGCCTGACAAAAATGATCGCGTGTTCAAGTGCCTAAACCCTGAGTGTTTGAAGGACTCTTGCAG ACTGTGTCGAGAACCAAATCACATTCCTCTGAAGTGCAGTGaggttgaaaaacaaaaggagaCGGACATGCGAACTTTCATTGAGAAGAGGGTAACAGAAGCTATGATTCGCAAATGTCATCAATGTGGAAAGCAATTTGTGAAAGAGTCTGGCTGCAACAAAATGACATGTGTTTGTGGAGCCACCAGCTGCTATGTATGCCGAGCTCGAGACATTGACTACTCCCATTTCGATAGAACACG TTGTTATGATGAAGACATGAATGCGCTGCACCAACGGGAGATGGAGGAGGCAGCTGCAAAGGCCAAGGCAGAGTACCTGCAGAAATATCCTGATGCTGCTGACATCCAGCTCAAGCATGACCCTCTTCAGCATCTTAAGAATG GGTCTATAGATCAGCAGGAACCATATTCTGATAccagtgaagaagaagaagaagaagaagaagaagaagaagaaaatgatgatgatgatgatgatggtgatggtgatggtggtggtggtggtggtagtggtagtgatgataatgattatgat GAAATGTTACCAAACCAACATTTTGATGacgaggaggatgaggatgagagGTCGTTTGCTTATTATCAGGTTATTAAAG ATGATGAACAGATTGTATATTGA
- the LOC112570239 gene encoding procollagen C-endopeptidase enhancer 2-like, translating to MSNSLHYLPLVLSGFFIFIADTTAGCINSLPLNLRAFPGTDIVLSSPGFPNGYENNMSCEWRITASFNYVVRLTATYVDIEHVAGCTKDYISIYDGNSSSAALLGEYCSYWCTPLESSGLQMFIRFVTDTNVTDEGFQLTYTAVRPPTVPQIILTAPSVEIPSSAAVSIATPDSSSSRQDLQLAIIGAVVAVVCVFGLLITVCYVVTVKKNTSARVGAMPSRAGGGLTRAGRRVAEDFVEYDNSLFMVPVPFPPHYSSAPPPEYSSDPPPTDSVESSPPAASDARNEVSAAASPGNEASVEVSASPSTGVTSEPHRLASSTSSVQ from the exons ATGAGCAATTCATTACACTATCTACCCCTTGTGCTGAGTGGATTTTTCATCTTCATTGCAG ACACCACAGCTGGCTGTATCAATTCGCTACCTCTCAATCTGCGAGCCTTCCCTGGAACAGACATAGTCCTCAGTTCACCTGGTTTTCCAAATGGATACGAAAA CAACATGAGTTGTGAATGGCGGATCACAGCTTCTTTCAACTACGTGGTGAGGCTGACGGCCACCTACGTGGACATAGAGCACGTGGCTGGGTGCACCAAGGACTACATTAGCATCTACGATG GCAATTCGTCATCCGCCGCCCTTCTGGGGGAGTACTGCAGTTACTGGTGTACACCATTAGAAAGCAGCGGTCTACAAATGTTTATTCGCTTTGTCACGGACACCAATGTCACAGACGAAGGGTTTCAACTGACGTACACCGCCGTCCGTCCACCAACGGTGCCACAGATCA TCTTGACAGCGCCCTCTGTTGAGATCCCAAGTTCGGCAGCCGTGTCCATCGCCACccccgacagcagcagcagcagacaggaCCTGCAACTGGCCATCATCGGCGCCGTCGTTGCGGTCGTCTGCGTGTTCGGCTTGCTGATCACCGTCTGCTACGTGGTCACGGTGAAGAAGAACACCAGCGCCCGTGTCGGCGCCATGCCCTCGCGGGCAGGAGGGGGCCTGACGAGGGCGGGAAGGCGTGTGGCCGAGGATTTCGTGGAATACGACAACAGCCTTTTCATGGTGCCGGTGCCTTTTCCTCCACACTACTCCTCAGCGCCTCCTCCAGAGTACTCCTCGGACCCTCCACCAACCGATTCGGTCGAGTCGAGCCCTCCGGCTGCTTCAGATGCTAGAAATGAGGTCAGTGCTGCAGCCAGTCCTGGAAACGAGGCTTCTGTTGAGGTTTCCGCATCACCGAGCACTGGAGTAACATCGGAGCCCCACAGGCTAGCCAGCTCGACCAGTAGCGTCCAGTGA
- the LOC112570240 gene encoding procollagen C-endopeptidase enhancer 1-like isoform X3, whose translation MSCEWRITASFNYVVRLTATYVDIEHVAGCTKDYISIYDGNSSSAALLGEYCSYWCTPLESSGLQMFIRFVTDTNVTDEGFQLTYTAVRPPTVPQIILTAPSVEIPSSAAVSIATPDSSSSRQDLQLAIIGAVVAVVCVFGLLITVCYVVTVKKNTSARVGAMTSRAGGGLTRAGRRVAEDFVEYDNSLFMVPVPFPSRYPSAPPPAYSSDPPPTDSVESTPPAASDAGNEVSGAASPGNEASVEVSASPSTGVTLEPTLPCQVVQ comes from the exons ATGAGTTGTGAATGGCGGATCACAGCTTCTTTCAACTACGTGGTGAGGCTGACGGCCACCTACGTGGACATAGAGCACGTGGCTGGGTGCACCAAGGACTACATTAGCATCTATGATG GCAATTCGTCATCCGCCGCCCTTCTGGGGGAGTACTGCAGTTACTGGTGTACACCATTAGAAAGCAGCGGTCTACAAATGTTTATTCGCTTTGTCACGGACACCAATGTCACAGACGAAGGGTTTCAACTGACGTACACCGCCGTCCGTCCACCAACGGTGCCACAGATCA TCTTGACAGCGCCCTCTGTTGAGATCCCAAGTTCGGCAGCCGTGTCCATCGCCACccccgacagcagcagcagcagacaggaCCTGCAACTGGCCATCATCGGCGCCGTCGTTGCGGTCGTCTGCGTGTTCGGCTTGCTGATCACCGTCTGCTACGTGGTCACGGTGAAGAAGAACACCAGCGCCCGTGTCGGCGCCATGACCTCGCGGGCAGGAGGGGGCCTGACCAGGGCGGGGAGGCGCGTGGCCGAGGATTTTGTGGAATACGACAACAGCCTTTTCATGGTGCCGGTGCCTTTTCCCTCACGCTACCCCTCAGCGCCTCCTCCGGCGTACTCCTCGGACCCTCCACCAACCGACTCGGTCGAGTCGACCCCTCCGGCTGCTTCGGATGCTGGAAATGAGGTCAGTGGTGCAGCCAGTCCTGGAAACGAGGCTTCTGTTGAGGTTTCCGCATCACCGAGCACTGGAGTAACATTGGAGCCCACACTACCTTGCCAGGTCGTCCAGTAG
- the LOC112571341 gene encoding cubilin-like, with protein MGAGSVLTTSFLLLGVSGVHMRCPDRQRPRMLIAHPYISAPIGSHTYPYHTYPNNSSCEWLISADTGYVVRLTLLLVDLQESDTSDCPFNRLTIYDGNSRNSRQLGAFCSQRLSNGRSVDSSLRWLYVELKADDADSKGRFLFTYEAVQPQLSTTLGFEAHACQPSDVDIHAVPGVSYIIMSLNNRQGHQTVSRCEWRIQTDLGYIISLRAELVEGKSYFEQVCDSLQVFDGLTEYADPIHADCFAWSFPMYSSGQFMYVRLTQRLTSMAEIRLWIEAVFASMATVKRSTDEYDGEGSDGYKDEKNRTRMLGIVYGCSSLGFAVVVAITVVVIARHIKKSRASATSDRATTIAMTTITSCRLSSSTAAPPSVHAGSCCLPQHRNSYFARQSTAVILFPPSAMMSLSRGCQGNDPGTDPQI; from the exons ATGGGTGCAGGCTCTGTTCTGACGACTTCATTTCTGCTGCTCGGTGTCTCAG GAGTGCACATGCGGTGTCCAGATCGTCAGAGGCCAAGAATGCTCATAGCACATCCCTACATCAGCGCTCCCATTGGTTCTCACACCTACCCGTACCACACGTACCCAAA CAACTCTTCCTGTGAGTGGCTCATCAGTGCAGACACAGGCTACGTGGTGCGCCTGACCTTGCTGCTCGTTGACCTGCAAGAAAGTGACACGAGTGACTGCCCCTTCAACCGCCTGACTATTTATGATG GTAACAGCAGGAACTCCCGCCAGCTCGGGGCCTTCTGCTCACAGCGGCTGTCCAACGGCCGGTCAGTGGACAGCAGCCTCCGCTGGTTGTATGTGGAGCTGAAGGCTGATGATGCTGACAGCAAAGGCAGGTTCCTCTTCACCTACGAGGCGGTGCAGCCTCAACTGTCCACTACCCTGG GTTTCGAAGCTCACGCGTGCCAGCCGTCTGATGTGGACATTCATGCAGTTCCAGGTGTTAGTTACATCATCATGTCTTTGAACAATCGTCAAGGCCATCAAAC GGTGTCTCGCTGCGAATGGCGGATTCAGACCGATCTGGGGTACATCATCAGCCTGCGAGCGGAACTGGTGGAAGGAAAGTCATACTTCGAGCAAGTCTGTGACAGCCTGCAGGTGTTTGATG GTTTGACGGAGTATGCTGACCCCATCCATGCTGACTGCTTTGCCTGGAGTTTTCCCATGTATAGCTCTGGTCAGTTCATGTATGTCAGGCTGACCCAACGGCTGACCAGCATGGCGGAAATCAGACTATGGATTGAAGCTGTTTTCGCTTCTATGGCAACCGTTAAGAGGAGCA CAGACGAATATGATGGCGAGGGAAGTGATGGCTACAAAGACGAGAAAAACAGAACCCGGATGCTGGGGATTGTCTACGGGTGCAGCTCACTGGGCTTTGCTGTCGTCGTCGCCATTACAGTCGTCGTCATCGCTCGACACATCAAGAAGTCTCGAGCATCTGCCACCAGTGACAGAGCAACAACCATCGCCATGACAACCATCACCTCATGTCGCCTGTCCAGCAGCACTGCAGCGCCACCTTCGGTCCACGCCGGAAGCTGTTGTCTCCCGCAGCATCGCAACAGCTACTTTGCGCGACAGAGCACCGCCGTCATTCTCTTCCCGCCCTCGGCGATGATGTCGCTATCACGTGGATGCCAGGGCAACGACCCTGGGACCGACCCACAAATCTAA
- the LOC112570240 gene encoding procollagen C-endopeptidase enhancer 1-like isoform X2, giving the protein MKKVSFLNTNSLELKYNMSCEWRITASFNYVVRLTATYVDIEHVAGCTKDYISIYDGNSSSAALLGEYCSYWCTPLESSGLQMFIRFVTDTNVTDEGFQLTYTAVRPPTVPQIILTAPSVEIPSSAAVSIATPDSSSSRQDLQLAIIGAVVAVVCVFGLLITVCYVVTVKKNTSARVGAMTSRAGGGLTRAGRRVAEDFVEYDNSLFMVPVPFPSRYPSAPPPAYSSDPPPTDSVESTPPAASDAGNEVSGAASPGNEASVEVSASPSTGVTLEPTLPCQVVQ; this is encoded by the exons ATGAAGAAGGTTTCGTTTCTCAACACTAACTCCTTAGAGCTAAAATA CAACATGAGTTGTGAATGGCGGATCACAGCTTCTTTCAACTACGTGGTGAGGCTGACGGCCACCTACGTGGACATAGAGCACGTGGCTGGGTGCACCAAGGACTACATTAGCATCTATGATG GCAATTCGTCATCCGCCGCCCTTCTGGGGGAGTACTGCAGTTACTGGTGTACACCATTAGAAAGCAGCGGTCTACAAATGTTTATTCGCTTTGTCACGGACACCAATGTCACAGACGAAGGGTTTCAACTGACGTACACCGCCGTCCGTCCACCAACGGTGCCACAGATCA TCTTGACAGCGCCCTCTGTTGAGATCCCAAGTTCGGCAGCCGTGTCCATCGCCACccccgacagcagcagcagcagacaggaCCTGCAACTGGCCATCATCGGCGCCGTCGTTGCGGTCGTCTGCGTGTTCGGCTTGCTGATCACCGTCTGCTACGTGGTCACGGTGAAGAAGAACACCAGCGCCCGTGTCGGCGCCATGACCTCGCGGGCAGGAGGGGGCCTGACCAGGGCGGGGAGGCGCGTGGCCGAGGATTTTGTGGAATACGACAACAGCCTTTTCATGGTGCCGGTGCCTTTTCCCTCACGCTACCCCTCAGCGCCTCCTCCGGCGTACTCCTCGGACCCTCCACCAACCGACTCGGTCGAGTCGACCCCTCCGGCTGCTTCGGATGCTGGAAATGAGGTCAGTGGTGCAGCCAGTCCTGGAAACGAGGCTTCTGTTGAGGTTTCCGCATCACCGAGCACTGGAGTAACATTGGAGCCCACACTACCTTGCCAGGTCGTCCAGTAG
- the LOC112571200 gene encoding uncharacterized protein LOC112571200: MTTTGTTGYLLQASTLWLVFAAVDSQCNGKTLEMAATMDFQALQSPNHPRNYPNNARCSWLLVAPSDEYRIKLHTYVLDLEWFPSCAYDNISIYDGYNESSQLLVTFCANFHIIASTQRYMYVVFVSDKSSSGAGFDLRYNAQLINPPSTLVLTTTTTEDTTAANKGDSGRVNTWILIGSIVGGICVIVIIGIVCGRCMSSRRTRHHRRPPPYRAAAFYHSHSPLEARPSSAEDGPPAMPASVHMVQNNNAVFMVSGTTPGQTLTPSHFASMTSGVANLAFSGSTEYMAMNPTQGYLGPPIGVPPPSYTETMLMTHPPVIPPSPSRSYAGMHPNVSPTPSLGLSVPGSLGVPSGRPLNSSSAFTVLPNMSTPNIIIHTNGAQMHPHMDANLNGHVACLHSGQLLPPPLSEDYTTHNSSGTCLHPPIPQSVVAANPYTFPPSENPLITRYFPSAASTSMGSVPYNYAPQGGAISGLFPPVVCQELQTTPAENQLSQPLVSSSGDLETNPESYSTVEEIHQNLDSTMQVAMETERPLTTSCAFSVQHNEQSSEHRPFADQRARRKHVTSVTYKLSWALSAVKVPSALPLPSFRWIPVSVFSPSEHQMTDSLVHR, encoded by the exons ATGACGACGACAGGTACAACCGGCTATCTACTCCAGGCCTCCACCCTTTGGCTCGTTTTTGCTGCAG TTGACAGCCAGTGTAACGGGAAAACACTGGAGATGGCGGCCACCATGGACTTCCAGGCACTGCAGTCGCCAAACCACCCGCGGAACTACCCAAA CAACGCGCGCTGCTCCTGGCTTCTGGTTGCCCCTAGCGACGAGTATAGGATCAAGCTGCATACCTATGTTCTCGACTTGGAATGGTTCCCCAGCTGCGCCTACGACAACATCTCCATCTACGACG GATACAACGAGAGCAGTCAGCTTCTTGTGACCTTCTGTGCCAACTTCCACATCATCGCCAGCACCCAGCGCTACATGTATGTCGTGTTCGTGTCGGATAAATCCAGTTCGGGTGCTGGCTTCGACTTGAGATATAATGCCCAGCTCATCAATCCACCATCCACCCTAGTCTTGACTACAACCACCACCGAgg AtacaacagcagcaaacaaGGGCGACTCAGGCCGAGTAAACACCTGGATCTTGATAGGAAGCATCGTCGGCGGCATCTGCGTTATCGTCATCATTGGCATTGTGTGCGGTCGATGCATGTCCTCCCGGCGCACCAGGCACCACAGGCGCCCTCCTCCCTACCGAGCAGCAGCCTTCTATCACAGCCATTCACCCCTGGAGGCGCGTCCATCTTCGGCAGAGGATGGTCCTCCTGCCATGCCCGCCTCTGTGCACATGGTCCAGAACAACAATGCTGTCTTCATGGTGTCAGGAACGACCCCTGGTCAGACTCTAACCCCTTCACACTTTGCATCGATGACGAGTGGCGTAGCCAACCTGGCCTTCTCCGGAAGCACAGAATATATGGCAATGAACCCAACACAAGGATACCTGGGCCCACCGATTGGAGTTCCTCCCCCATCTTACACAGAGACGATGCTCATGACCCATCCTCCAGTTATTCCCCCATCTCCTAGTCGATCTTACGCCGGAATGCATCCGAATGTTTCTCCCACTCCTTCTCTCGGGTTGTCGGTCCCTGGATCCTTGGGAGTCCCGTCTGGCAGACCTTTGAACTCCAGTTCAGCATTTACTGTCTTGCCTAACATGTCGACTCCGAACATAATTATCCACACTAACGGGGCTCAGATGCATCCTCATATGGACGCAAACCTGAACGGTCACGTGGCATGCCTTCATTCAGGACAACTCTTGCCACCTCCTCTCAGCGAGGactacaccacacacaacagTAGCGGCACTTGTCTTCATCCTCCCATTCCTCAAAGCGTTGTAGCCGCCAACCCATATACTTTTCCTCCTTCCGAAAATCCTCTGATCACGCGCTACTTTCCCTCCGCTGCATCGACGTCGATGGGGTCCGTGCCCTATAACTACGCCCCTCAAGGCGGAGCGATTTCTGGTCTTTTCCCACCAGTTGTTTGTCAAGAGCTCCAGACCACACCAGCCGAAAACCAACTTTCCCAGCCCTTGGTGTCTTCTTCTGGCGACTTGGAGACTAATCCGGAGTCCTACAGCACTGTGGAAGAGATCCATCAAAATCTTGATTCGACGATGCAAGTAGCTATGGAAACAGAAAGGCCCTTGACGACGAGTTGCGCTTTTTCTGTACAACATAATGAACAGTCCAGTGAGCATCGGCCCTTTGCAGACCAAAGGGCCCGGAGGAAGCATGTAACCTCAGTAACGTACAAACTGTCCTGGGCTCTATCAGCAGTGAAAGTGCCCAGTGCTCTGCCCCTCCCATCCTTCCG
- the LOC112570240 gene encoding procollagen C-endopeptidase enhancer 1-like isoform X1, protein MSNSLHYLLLVLSGFFIFIADTTAGCINSLPLNLRAFPGTDIVLSSPGFPNGYENNMSCEWRITASFNYVVRLTATYVDIEHVAGCTKDYISIYDGNSSSAALLGEYCSYWCTPLESSGLQMFIRFVTDTNVTDEGFQLTYTAVRPPTVPQIILTAPSVEIPSSAAVSIATPDSSSSRQDLQLAIIGAVVAVVCVFGLLITVCYVVTVKKNTSARVGAMTSRAGGGLTRAGRRVAEDFVEYDNSLFMVPVPFPSRYPSAPPPAYSSDPPPTDSVESTPPAASDAGNEVSGAASPGNEASVEVSASPSTGVTLEPTLPCQVVQ, encoded by the exons ATGAGCAACTCATTACACTATCTGCTCCTTGTGCTGAGTGGATTTTTCATCTTCATTGCAG ACACCACAGCTGGCTGTATCAATTCGCTACCTCTCAATCTGCGAGCCTTCCCTGGAACAGACATAGTCCTCAGTTCACCTGGTTTTCCAAATGGATACGAAAA CAACATGAGTTGTGAATGGCGGATCACAGCTTCTTTCAACTACGTGGTGAGGCTGACGGCCACCTACGTGGACATAGAGCACGTGGCTGGGTGCACCAAGGACTACATTAGCATCTATGATG GCAATTCGTCATCCGCCGCCCTTCTGGGGGAGTACTGCAGTTACTGGTGTACACCATTAGAAAGCAGCGGTCTACAAATGTTTATTCGCTTTGTCACGGACACCAATGTCACAGACGAAGGGTTTCAACTGACGTACACCGCCGTCCGTCCACCAACGGTGCCACAGATCA TCTTGACAGCGCCCTCTGTTGAGATCCCAAGTTCGGCAGCCGTGTCCATCGCCACccccgacagcagcagcagcagacaggaCCTGCAACTGGCCATCATCGGCGCCGTCGTTGCGGTCGTCTGCGTGTTCGGCTTGCTGATCACCGTCTGCTACGTGGTCACGGTGAAGAAGAACACCAGCGCCCGTGTCGGCGCCATGACCTCGCGGGCAGGAGGGGGCCTGACCAGGGCGGGGAGGCGCGTGGCCGAGGATTTTGTGGAATACGACAACAGCCTTTTCATGGTGCCGGTGCCTTTTCCCTCACGCTACCCCTCAGCGCCTCCTCCGGCGTACTCCTCGGACCCTCCACCAACCGACTCGGTCGAGTCGACCCCTCCGGCTGCTTCGGATGCTGGAAATGAGGTCAGTGGTGCAGCCAGTCCTGGAAACGAGGCTTCTGTTGAGGTTTCCGCATCACCGAGCACTGGAGTAACATTGGAGCCCACACTACCTTGCCAGGTCGTCCAGTAG